From the Rattus norvegicus strain BN/NHsdMcwi chromosome Y, GRCr8, whole genome shotgun sequence genome, one window contains:
- the LOC134484326 gene encoding Y-linked testis-specific protein 1-like: protein MKPERRTIATRQWTRSAVAYHTMSTAKKKRVSVRRMSTPSFQKRKRRRPSPQALGNIVGCRISHGWKEGDEPVTQWKAIVLDQLPTNPSLYLVKYDGVDCVYGLALHSDERILKLKVLTHKVVFPQVKDAHLASAMVGRAVEHKFEGKHGSKDNWRGVVLAQVPIMKDWFYITYEKDPVLYIYQLLDDYTEGNLHIIPEISPAEVKSDVDSDILTGQCVQFTRSDGSKKIGKVIYQVLAKPSVYFIKFDGDVHIYVYNLMEKIR from the coding sequence ATGAAGCCTGAACGCAGAacaatagccacaagacagtggaccaggagtgctgtggcctaccacactatgtctacagccaagaagaagagggtgtctgtgaggaggatgagcacaccatccttccagaagcggaagaggaggaggccttctccccaggcactggggaacattgtgggctgcagaatttcacacggatggaaggaaggtgatgagcccgtcacccaatggaaggccatagttctagatcaactgccaacgaatccctctctctatctggtcaagtatgatggagttgattgtgtctatggactggcacttcacagcgatgagaggattttaaagcttaaggtcttgactcacaaagttgtgtttcctcaagtgaaagacgcccatctcgcaagtgccatggttggccgtgctgtggagcataaatttgagggcaaacatggctctaaggacaactggaggggggtggtcctagcccaggtaccaatcatgaaggactggttttacatcacctatgagaaagatccagtcctatatatctatcagctcctggatgattacacagaaggtaatctccatatcattccagagatttcgccagcagaggtgaagtcagacgttgacagtgacatcttaacaggtcaatgtgtgcagttcaccagaagtgacgggtccaaaaagatcggcaaagtcatttaccaagttctagccaagccttccgtgtacttcatcaagtttgatggtgacgtccacatctatgtctataatctgatggaaaagatccgttaa